One window of Pseudomonas sp. ML2-2023-3 genomic DNA carries:
- a CDS encoding YqaE/Pmp3 family membrane protein — MDLIKIIFAILLPPLGVFMQVGFAGAFWLNILLTLCGYIPGIVHAVWIIAKR; from the coding sequence ATGGACCTTATCAAAATCATCTTCGCCATCCTGCTTCCGCCGTTGGGCGTATTTATGCAAGTGGGTTTTGCAGGGGCATTTTGGCTGAATATTCTGCTGACGTTGTGCGGTTACATTCCGGGGATCGTGCACGCGGTGTGGATTATCGCCAAGCGCTAG